The following nucleotide sequence is from Nitrospirota bacterium.
AGGCCAGGCTGTTCCAATCATTCTGAAACCGCCCACAATAGTGATCGCGTCGGAGGCATTATTACCGCCATCAACAGGGGTGATGACAGCAGTGAATCCGTTTATCGTGTTTTCATTCATATCATCCGGCGTTCCGAACCCCGCGCTCCTGATATCATTTATTAGCATGTCGTGAGCTATTTTTGATTGAGTATTTACCTCGGACACGTTTTCCTGCACGACAAACGAGCGGTTCTGCGCAATGTATGTCGCTGAAGCCGCAGCCATCAGTATGAGACTGATTGTAATGGCTATGATCAGTTCCGTAAGCGTGTAACCTTTATCATTAAGGTATGGCATTTTCTCTCCATCTAAGTGTGTCAAGAGTTACGGAATGTATTGTCCCGCTCTTTTGGTCTGTCCAGCAGGTCCTTGCGCGGATTGCGCAAACCGGGACATTTCTAACCGGATCGGGATCGCCTGTTGCGCTGCATGCCGCCGCTATGGCGGGATTGCACGGATTGGCAGGGTCATCATTTGTTAAATCCAGGCTTACGCAATCCGGCACAACCCACCATGTCCTTGTAAACAGCTCCGCATTTACGGATGATTTCTTTCCTAATAATGCGATTCTGCCGGCTTCATCAGTGGGGTCAGGCGGTTTAGGTGTATCCGTCCCGCTTATTAAATTCAAAGTACCATCAGGTTTTAAGTACGGCATTGCATCCATTTGCTCAACCAGGTCCTCTCCCAGACTTGTAGCTATTCTCATCTCCCTGCTGAATGTATTTCCCGTTACTGCGTAATACTGCATCCCAATGACCCCAAGCATCCCGACAAGCAGCACCACCAGCGCGACCATTACCTCAACGAGAGTGAAGCCTTTTTCTGTTTTCTGTCTTCTGACTTCTGACTTCTGTCTTCTCATCTCAGCTCCGGCCATCCGGTTTCTCCTGTATGGGCTGCATCTCCATCCCACATAAAAAGATTGATCGTGCCCGCTGAATTGGCAAGCTCAACGCAAAATGTGTAACCCCTGTCCTGACCGCTGTGCTGAAAATATACTTGCGCCGGTAAGGCTTGCCCGTTTGCATTCATTGAGCCGTCAGGCAACATCTGAAAAGATAGCGTATTGTTAATGGCAACACCGTTAGGGTCATTAGGCGGATTGGTTGTGAAGTTGGCGCTGCCGACTACAATTTCATTTCCATATTCAGTTCGTAAATTAAAAACCTTAACTGGAAGAACAGGATTGCCATTTATATCTCGTTCGTAACCGTCTACGTTATCAAGCAGATCGCCGTCTCCGTTGCCGTCGAAGCCTATCCTGTAATTATTAGCAGCTGCGTCAAAGGTAATTAAATAGGCCCCGTTTTCTTTAATTGCCATTGTCCTTGTAAGCCTCATGTTCTGAAGCAATTCGTCAGCAGCCCTTCTCGCCTTGCTTTTAGCGATAAATTGTCCGTACTGCGGAATACCGATGATAGCAAGAATACCTATTATGGTGACTACTATGACCAGTTCAATAAGGCTGAAGCCTGAATCTTTTTTGATAATATTCATCATCACCATTCCTGAATAAAGCTTATAGCAATTGTGATGCTAAAAACAGAAGCCATCTCTTTCAAAGAGTTAACCACCATGCTCAGCCAATCCATGTAATTAGTTTCATAAGTTTGTGTAATCTGCTACATGTTGATTTGCAACGCTCTCACACGTTATATTTATCGGCGAATGTTGTTGTATACTTAATAAAACTCGTTAGATGGTAAGCATAAAACGTCATTCAAGCTTGTCGGGAATCAGCCGGTTCGTCATTCCGACTTGTTCGGAATCCTTCTTTTAGAATGATTCCAGACAAGCTGGAATGACAGACGGGCAAGCCGGAATGACAGTTGGAGGAGTTCGCTATGAACAGTAATTTTGCTGAAGATATAGTAAAGAGGGCTTTGAAAAACGGCTGCGATGCTGCTGAGGTTTTCATTAAAAACGTAAAAGGCATTTCCGCAGAGGCAAAAGACGGAAAGGTCGAGGCCTTGAAATCGTCGCATGATTATGGCCTGGCCTTGAAGGTCATCAAAGATCAGAGACTCGGTTTCGCTTTTACAACGACCACTGACGACATTGACAAGGTATTAAATGAAGCAGTTGAAGCCGCCCGGTGGACAGCGGTTGATGCGTATGCCGGGATCCCTGATTGCATGCCTTCAGGAGATGTTTTGATCTTTGATGAAAAAATAAAAAGTCTGACCGAAGATGACGTCATTAAAGAGGCCATGCGTCTTGAAGAGAGCGCACTCGCCTTTGATAAGAGGATCAAAAAGGTGAGAAAGGCCGAGGCGGGAGCGCGGATAGGAAGCACGGTCATTGTAAATTCAAAAGGGGTCAACGTCAGTTATGAGAGCACCTATTATTCAGCGCATTTAACAACTCTTGCACAGGATGATAAAGACAGTCAGATGGGATGGGATTTCGCGGGCAGCAGGAGAATGAGCGATATAGATCTACATTCAGTCGGACGCAACGCCTCTAAAAGGGCCATAGAGCTTCTCGGTTCAAGAAAGATCTCTACAGTGAAAGCCCCGGTAATATTTGATCCGTCCGTTGCAGTTGATTTCCTTGATATCCTAAGCGCGTCCATGTCCGCTGAGGCGGTACAGAAAAACAGATCTTTCCTTTCCGGTAAAACAGGCCAATGTGTTATAAGCGAACTCGTCGACATCATTGACGATGGGACCATGCCGTGGGGCTCAGGCACTAATCCCGTTGATGACGAAGGCGTCCCATCTGAAAACAAGACGATTATTTCAAAGGGCGTTTTAAACGGTTATTTCTATAACACGTATTCAGCCAAAAAGGCCGGGACAAAATCTACCGGCAATGCAGTGAGAGGCAGCTTCAAAAGCCTGCCCGGTATCGGGATAACAAATTTGTACCTAAGACCGGCAGAAAGGCAAAGGGCAGAGGGCAAAGGGCAGAGGGCTGAAGAAAATAATAAATTGGTAAAATCGTTATCAAAGGGTATCCTGATTCTCGGCGCGATGGGGGTGCACACTGCAAACCCGATATCAGGTGATTTTTCAATAGGCATCTCCGGGCTCTGGATCGAAAACGGTGAAGCGCTTTATCCGGTCAAGGAAGCCGTGATCTCAGGCAATATCCTTGAACTGTTCAGAAAGATAGAAGGCGTCGGTGATGATCTTACATTTTTCGGCAACATCGGCTCGCCGAGCCTTCTGATCGGTGAGATGGATATAAGCGCATGAAATAGCTGACAGCTTTCAGTTATCAGCTTTCGGTTTGTTATTCAAAACAGCATCCTTGATACTATTTGCGCCGTCCTTAAAACGTTTCAGCAGGTGTCTTGCCCATACAAATTCCGTTGCGAGGATCCCCAGCCCGACGGGAATAACAACAATAGCCGGCCCGGGCAATGCAATCATGATTATTCCTATAGCCAGCACTGTAAATCCCACTACAATTCTAATAAGACGTTTCGTCTGCTGAAGTGTAGCAATTAAAGGATGTACTTTCTTGCCCGGTTTCATTTTGCTGATAAGTTCATGGTAGAGACACTTGCTTGTCATTCCGACTTGTTCGGAATCTTTTTTGAAGAAGATTCCGGACATTCATCCTTCGCAGTTCAGCCTTCGTAGCACTTCGGCGAAGTAGGCTGCTACGGAGAACGGAAGCCAGAATGACAGATTTTAATTTTACACAGCTTCCTTTTTCATTTTCTTCAGGAACGGCTCAATGAGATCTATCGGCACCGGGAAAATGATCGTTGAATTTTTCTCGGCAGAGATCTCTGTCAAGGTCTGAAGGAATCTCAACTGGATGGCTGAAGGCTGGGTGCCGATGATTGCCGCCGCATCAGCCAGCTTTTGCGATGCCTGAAACTCACCCTCGGCATGAATGACCTTGGCCCTTCTTTCGCGTTCAGCCTCGGCCTGTTTTGCGATCGCCCGCTGCATCTCAACAGGCAGGTCCACATTTTTGACCTCAACTGTGGTGACTTTTATGCCCCAGGGTTCTGTCTGCTCGTCAATAATTTTCTGGAGCTGAGCGTTCAATTCATCTCTTTTAGAAAGGAGGTCATCAAGCTGGCTTTGTCCCAGAACGCTCCTTAGTGTAGTTTGTGATATCAGAGAGGTCGCGTATTCAAAGTCTGTTACCTCGGTGATCGCCTTTATCGGTTCAACGACCCTGAAATAAACAACCGCGTTCACTTTTACCGTCACATTGTCTCTTGTGATGATGTCCTGTGAAGGCACATCCATCGTGACCGTCCGCAGGCTGACTTTTACCAGCTTGTCGATTATGGGCCAGATGATCACAAGTCCCGGGCCTCTGACCGGTATTATTCTGCCGAGCCTGAATACAACGCCCCTTTCGTATTCACGGAGTATCTTGATCGCGCTTGAAAGGAAATACACTATGAGAACGACAGCTAAGATCAATCCTGAAAAACCTACCTGAAACATTTTACCCCTCCTTATTCACGCCCCGACTGAGCGGTTACATTGTTATTGTCCCTTGTCACACGGCTTCAAAAAAGATAGTTATTATGTTAAATAGATTATAACACTGGTATAATAATCGAGTTTGTACGCTAAAGCAATTTAAACAAAAAACTTGACCCATGTCAAACGAAGATCTCTCAAAGTTAAAGATAGATAAATCCACATCTGTCTCTGCCCCTTCAAGGCGCAGAAAGGCATTCTACCCGGTAATTGCGATCATAGTTATCGCGCTTGCTGCTGTATTCTATTTTAAAGGGACTGCCGTGGAAGTGGAGGTTGCGGGTGTTTCGCAGATATACCCTTCACAGTCTTTTACGCTGCTGAACGCCAGCGGATATGTCGTGGCCCAGCGGAAGGCCGCTGTTGCGTCAAAGGTCACTGGACGGCTTGTATCAATAAATGTCGAAGAAGGCAATCACGTTAAAAAGGGGGACATCATCGCCCGGCTTGAAAATGAAGATGTGACCGCAATTTATGAACAGGCAAAAGCAAACCTCGCTTCCGCGCGCGCCAATCTCGAACAGGCGAAGGCAGAGCTGCATGACGCGGATGTAACTTTCAACCGTTATAAAGAACTGATGAAAAGCGAACTGGTGTCAAAAAACGATTATGATTCTGCAGAGGCCCGTTATAAAAAAGCGGTCGCTGCCGCTGCCGGGGCTGAAGCTGCGATCAATGCCGGCAAAGCCGCGTTGAGCGGCGCGGAAGTTTCCCTTGAATATACACTGATACGCGCCCCGTTTGACGCGGTAGTGCTGACCAAGAACGCTGACATCGGCGACATCGTTACACCGCTCGGCGCCGCGGAAAACGCAAAGGCCGCTGTCGTTACCATCGCTGATATGAGCTCCCTGCAGGTGGAAGCAGACGTCTCTGAATCAAACCTGCAATATGTGAAATTGGAACAGCCGTGCGAGATACAGCTTGACGCATTCCCGGATTCAAGGTTCCGCGGAGCAGTCCATATGATCGTCCCGACCGCTGACAGGAGCAAGGCTTCTGTGATGATAAAGGTCAAGTTCCTGGACTATGACAGCAGGATACTTCCTGAAATGAGCGCCAAGGTCGCTTTCCTACAGCGTCCTGTGAAACCGGAAGAACAAAAACCCCGCACAGTTATCAATCCCGCCGCTGTCATAAACAAGGGCAATAATAAATTCGTATTCGTAGTGAATGGAGAGCGGGTAGTTGATACCCAAATAAAAACAGGCGAACAGTTCGGCGACGTGATCGAGGTTTTAAGCGGCGCAAAGGCAGGAGACAAAGTTGCCCTGAAGCCGCTGGAGAAATTGCGAGACGGCGTAAAGGTCAAGGTAGCAGAGAAGTAGAATTGTGAAAAACACAGAACCACAGAGTCACGGAGAAAAGCATTCCTCATATATATTTTTCTGTTACCTCTCTGTGTCTCCGTGCCTCTGTGGTTAAATCTTTTAGTTGAACAAATGGAAAACAAATCTCCAATCGTTGAAATAAAAAACCTGTACAAGTCCTACCGGCGCGGCGCCCAGGTGATCCCTGTCTTACAGGACATTAATCTTGATATCGGGGAAAGTGAATTTCTGGCATTGATGGGGCCATCAGGCTCCGGGAAAAGCACCCTGCTGAATCTGATAGCGGGAATAGACAAAGCGGACAGCGGCTTGATAAAGGTCGTCGGGACGGACATCACTTCTCTTTCTGAAACAGAGCTTGCATTGTGGCGCGCTACCAACGTCGGTTTCATCTTTCAGTTTTACAACCTGATCCCGGTGCTTACGGCCTATGAAAATGTCGAGCTCCCCCTGCTCCTGACAGGGCTTTCAAGGAAAGAAAAGAGAGAACATGTGGAAACCGCCCTGCGGGTCGTAAACCTTTCCGACAGGATGGACCATTATCCCGGCCAGTTGTCAGGCGGCCAGCAGCAGCGCGTTGCAATCGCCCGCGCCATTGTAACCGACCCGACCATAATCGTAGCTGATGAGCCGACAGGAGACCTCGACAGGGTCTCGGCTGAGGAGATATTGGCGCTTATGGAACGGCTCGTCCATGAACTCGGCAAGACCATTATAATGGTGACCCATGACCCCCGCGCCGCCAGGATGGCGCACATAATCATGCATCTTGATAAAGGTGTTTTGAATCAAAACAATGCAACTTCTCAAGCTCATATATAAAAATGCCTTCCGTCACAAGCTGCGCACCTTCCTGACCATTGCCGGCATCAGCATTGCCATTCTTTCATTCGGCCTTCTCCGCACTGTAATAAGCGCCTGGTATGTGGGCGTCGAAGCCTCTTCCGCAAACCGCCTTGTAACAAGGAATTCAATATCTCTGATCTTTCCTCTCCCAATTTCCTATAAAGATAAGATCCGTCAGATAGACGGGGTGACAAACGTCTCTTACGGGAACTGGTTCGGCGGAATTTACATTGACGAAAAAAACTTCTTTGCCAATTTTGCAGTGGAGCCTGAGAGTTATTTGAAGCTGTATCCCGAATACGTCCTCCCGCCGGACCAAAAGGCCGCATTCTTACGGGACAGAAAGGGGTTCTTCGCAGGAAGAAAGCTCGCTGAGAAATACAACTGGAAACTCGGCGACACCGTTGTCCTCAAAGGCACCATTTTCCCCGGGGAATGGGATTTTGTACTACGCGCAATTTACAAAGGCCGGGACAAAAACATAGATGAAACGCAGTTCATCTTCCACTGGGATTATCTCAACGAGACCATGAAAAAGATCGCGCCGCTCCGCGCTGACCAGGTGGGTTTTTACATGATCAGCATAAAGAACCCGGCCCTTGCAGCGGACGTATCGGTGGCTGTAGACAAAACTTTCAAGAACTCTCTTGCCGAAACACTAACCGAGACTGAGAAGGCCTTTCAGTTGAGTTTTATCTCGATGAGCGAGGCGATAGTGATCGCCATACAGATGGTTTCTTTTGTCGTGATAATCATAATCATGGCTGTAATGGCAAACACCATGGCAATGTCCGCCAGGGAGCGCTTCGGTGAATACGCGGTATTTAAGACCCTCGGTTTCGGAGGCGCTTACATTGCCGGTCTTATATTTGGCGAATCGCTCTTCATCACCTCGATCGGATGCATCCTTGGAATTATACTGACCTTCCCTGCCGCTCAGGCCTTCGGCAGCGCCATGAGCCAGTTCTTCCCGGTGTTTAACGTTTCGGTTAAAACCATTTACCTGGATATTGCTTCATCTTTAGTGGTCGGAATTACAGCGGCGATCATCCCTTCATACCGCGCCGTCAGCATCCGCATAGCGGACGGTCTGAGGAGGATAGGATGAGACCAGAAAACAGAAGACAGAATAAAGAGTACAGACAAAGAAATAGCATTCTTAAGTCTGTTATCTGTGCTCTGTGTTCTGACTGTCTGAATATTTTATGAAGATTCCTCTTTCATACAGCTTTCGTAACCTCTGGACGC
It contains:
- a CDS encoding FtsX-like permease family protein; its protein translation is MQLLKLIYKNAFRHKLRTFLTIAGISIAILSFGLLRTVISAWYVGVEASSANRLVTRNSISLIFPLPISYKDKIRQIDGVTNVSYGNWFGGIYIDEKNFFANFAVEPESYLKLYPEYVLPPDQKAAFLRDRKGFFAGRKLAEKYNWKLGDTVVLKGTIFPGEWDFVLRAIYKGRDKNIDETQFIFHWDYLNETMKKIAPLRADQVGFYMISIKNPALAADVSVAVDKTFKNSLAETLTETEKAFQLSFISMSEAIVIAIQMVSFVVIIIIMAVMANTMAMSARERFGEYAVFKTLGFGGAYIAGLIFGESLFITSIGCILGIILTFPAAQAFGSAMSQFFPVFNVSVKTIYLDIASSLVVGITAAIIPSYRAVSIRIADGLRRIG
- a CDS encoding slipin family protein; the encoded protein is MFQVGFSGLILAVVLIVYFLSSAIKILREYERGVVFRLGRIIPVRGPGLVIIWPIIDKLVKVSLRTVTMDVPSQDIITRDNVTVKVNAVVYFRVVEPIKAITEVTDFEYATSLISQTTLRSVLGQSQLDDLLSKRDELNAQLQKIIDEQTEPWGIKVTTVEVKNVDLPVEMQRAIAKQAEAERERRAKVIHAEGEFQASQKLADAAAIIGTQPSAIQLRFLQTLTEISAEKNSTIIFPVPIDLIEPFLKKMKKEAV
- a CDS encoding prepilin-type N-terminal cleavage/methylation domain-containing protein yields the protein MNIIKKDSGFSLIELVIVVTIIGILAIIGIPQYGQFIAKSKARRAADELLQNMRLTRTMAIKENGAYLITFDAAANNYRIGFDGNGDGDLLDNVDGYERDINGNPVLPVKVFNLRTEYGNEIVVGSANFTTNPPNDPNGVAINNTLSFQMLPDGSMNANGQALPAQVYFQHSGQDRGYTFCVELANSAGTINLFMWDGDAAHTGETGWPELR
- a CDS encoding ABC transporter ATP-binding protein, encoding MENKSPIVEIKNLYKSYRRGAQVIPVLQDINLDIGESEFLALMGPSGSGKSTLLNLIAGIDKADSGLIKVVGTDITSLSETELALWRATNVGFIFQFYNLIPVLTAYENVELPLLLTGLSRKEKREHVETALRVVNLSDRMDHYPGQLSGGQQQRVAIARAIVTDPTIIVADEPTGDLDRVSAEEILALMERLVHELGKTIIMVTHDPRAARMAHIIMHLDKGVLNQNNATSQAHI
- a CDS encoding TldD/PmbA family protein, with product MNSNFAEDIVKRALKNGCDAAEVFIKNVKGISAEAKDGKVEALKSSHDYGLALKVIKDQRLGFAFTTTTDDIDKVLNEAVEAARWTAVDAYAGIPDCMPSGDVLIFDEKIKSLTEDDVIKEAMRLEESALAFDKRIKKVRKAEAGARIGSTVIVNSKGVNVSYESTYYSAHLTTLAQDDKDSQMGWDFAGSRRMSDIDLHSVGRNASKRAIELLGSRKISTVKAPVIFDPSVAVDFLDILSASMSAEAVQKNRSFLSGKTGQCVISELVDIIDDGTMPWGSGTNPVDDEGVPSENKTIISKGVLNGYFYNTYSAKKAGTKSTGNAVRGSFKSLPGIGITNLYLRPAERQRAEGKGQRAEENNKLVKSLSKGILILGAMGVHTANPISGDFSIGISGLWIENGEALYPVKEAVISGNILELFRKIEGVGDDLTFFGNIGSPSLLIGEMDISA
- a CDS encoding efflux RND transporter periplasmic adaptor subunit; amino-acid sequence: MSNEDLSKLKIDKSTSVSAPSRRRKAFYPVIAIIVIALAAVFYFKGTAVEVEVAGVSQIYPSQSFTLLNASGYVVAQRKAAVASKVTGRLVSINVEEGNHVKKGDIIARLENEDVTAIYEQAKANLASARANLEQAKAELHDADVTFNRYKELMKSELVSKNDYDSAEARYKKAVAAAAGAEAAINAGKAALSGAEVSLEYTLIRAPFDAVVLTKNADIGDIVTPLGAAENAKAAVVTIADMSSLQVEADVSESNLQYVKLEQPCEIQLDAFPDSRFRGAVHMIVPTADRSKASVMIKVKFLDYDSRILPEMSAKVAFLQRPVKPEEQKPRTVINPAAVINKGNNKFVFVVNGERVVDTQIKTGEQFGDVIEVLSGAKAGDKVALKPLEKLRDGVKVKVAEK
- a CDS encoding PGPGW domain-containing protein; translated protein: MKPGKKVHPLIATLQQTKRLIRIVVGFTVLAIGIIMIALPGPAIVVIPVGLGILATEFVWARHLLKRFKDGANSIKDAVLNNKPKADN
- a CDS encoding prepilin-type N-terminal cleavage/methylation domain-containing protein — its product is MAGAEMRRQKSEVRRQKTEKGFTLVEVMVALVVLLVGMLGVIGMQYYAVTGNTFSREMRIATSLGEDLVEQMDAMPYLKPDGTLNLISGTDTPKPPDPTDEAGRIALLGKKSSVNAELFTRTWWVVPDCVSLDLTNDDPANPCNPAIAAACSATGDPDPVRNVPVCAIRARTCWTDQKSGTIHSVTLDTLRWRENAIP